A window from Nyctibius grandis isolate bNycGra1 unplaced genomic scaffold, bNycGra1.pri scaffold_99_arrow_ctg1, whole genome shotgun sequence encodes these proteins:
- the LOC137677561 gene encoding interferon regulatory factor 9-like yields MAAGPGGGRRLRAWLVAQAESGRFPGLEWDDAARSALRIPWQHAGRGGARGGAGAALCKAWAEFKGRLRPGAPPDPAGWKTRLRCALNKSPELRELPERGRPDGPRPYRVYRLLPAPPARGSQPPKRGGARLQQGAAASGDGTDHGDPTPPPSPDEAPPTEPGPAPTDPAEAPPPTPLKLCIVLDSPEPLPPAQGDAALGVRLFQQGALCWQGWFPPGEFLLCCPTAPPPRPGLLPRLLLLPHGPPRPAADPPHPALQGLRAGLMVASAPRGLFLRHRGAAGGAVGRGWGVRCRAPHVCPTAPALRDGELVLAFDARRFRQEVGQHRAGLGPRPEHRVTLVVGQEPGPDDGTHDCTLVLQLEQAFAQQLLDGAGGPHTEA; encoded by the exons ATGGCCGCGGGCCCCGGCGGCGGTCGCCGGCTGCGCGCGTGGCTGGTGGCGCAGGCCGAGAGCGGGCGGTTCCCGGGGCTGGAGTGGGACGACGCCGCCCGCTCGGCGCTGCGCATCCCCTGGCAGCacgcggggcggggcggggccaggggcggggccggcgccgcCCTCTGCAAG GCGTGGGCGGAGTTCAAGGGGCGGCTCCGCCCCGGCGCCCCCCCCGACCCCGCGGGCTGGAAGACGCGGCTGCGCTGCGCCCTCAACAAGAGCCCCGAGCTGCGCGAGCTGCCCGAGCGCGGCCGCCCCGACGGGCCCCGGCCCTACCGCGTGTACCGGCTGCTGCCGGCCCCCCCGGCCAGAg gCTCTCAGCCCCCCAAGCGTGGGGGCGCGCGGCTCCAGCAGGGGGCGGCAGCGAGCGGGGACGGGACAGACCATGGAGACCCG ACTCCGCCCCCCAGCCCCGATGAGGCCCCGCCCACggagcccggccccgccccgaCGGACCCCG CCGAGGccccgccccccaccccgctgaAGCTCTGCATCGTATTGGACAGCCCTGAGCCCCTCCCCCCGGCCCAGG GTGACGCGGCGCTGGGGGTGCGGCTGTTCCAGCAGGGGGCgctgtgctggcagggctggttcCCCCCCGGCGagttcctgctctgctgccccacggcgccgcccccgcgcccggggctgctcccgcgcctcctgctgctgccccacggccccccccgccccgccgccgaCCCCCCGCACCCCGCCCTGCAGGGGCTGCGCGCGGGGCTGATGGTGGCCAGCGCCCCCCGCGGGCTGTTCCTGCGGCaccgcggggcggcggggggcgccgTGGGGCGGGGATGGGGGGTGCGGTGCCGCGCCCCACACGTCTGCCCCACGGCGCCGGCCCTGCGGGACGGGGAGCTGGTGCTGGCCTTCGACGCGCGGCGCTTCCGCCAGG AGGTGGGGCAGCACCGCGCCGGGCTGGGCCCCCGCCCCGAGCACCGGGTGACGCTGGTTGTGGGGCAAGAGCCGGGCCCCGACGACGGGACCCACGACTGCACCCTCGTCCTGCAG cTCGAACAAGCCTTcgcccagcagctgctggacgGCGCCGGGGGGCCCCACACAGAGGCCTGA
- the RNF31 gene encoding E3 ubiquitin-protein ligase RNF31, whose amino-acid sequence TGADWSVLVLTGPYWSVLVQLRALAALGFGARGPAGAALFHNGGDLWGALGELQRGRLRPLQGRVWDPQEPPLDFESPDQQAVVRRALATLGVASWGRAQLVAALGRELGLGRAPPGVSELGELVEAVGGCPDRAALRRRLRCECAVCGWGLPRHQMRVLTACQCPLCPECFRLHFTVAVRERGVGALVCPACARPDLADDAQRLCYFSTLDTQLRQCLDPDTYQLFTQKLTELELMRDPKFIWCIQCSFGFIFEAEQGPAQCPQCQQRFCPRCQRPWDPQHASLSCAEFEAWLGARDPQAPPVGLAAFLREHGIACPRCGLWFALARGGCMHFQCSQCQHQFCSGCSGPFYSKDCCPEPGCPLRGSLHGHHPRDCLFYLRDWDPPRLQRLLREGGVPFDTEPPAGAQPVPGGGCGVLEQKETPAGPRDEPCGREAPPGHAGLCRGHYTEYLVRLINERGLDPARLYSPRELRAAAERHLPAGRPPRGPAEGEQQYGARVRHLLETQAPLRGRGPRR is encoded by the exons ACTGGTGCTGACTGGTCTGTACTGGTACTGACTGGTCCGTACTGGTCTGTACTGGTGCAGCTGCGGGCGCTGGCGGCGCTGGGCTTCGGggcgcggggcccggcgggggccGCCCTGTTCCACAACGGGGGCGACCTGTGGGGGGCGCTGGGCGAGCTGCAGCGGGGGCGGCTGCGGCCCCTGCAGGGGCGCGTCTGGGACCCCCAGGAGCCGCCGCTGGACTTCGAGAGCCCCGACCAGCAg gcggTGGTGCGCCGCGCGCTGGCCACGCTGGGGGTGGCGAGCTGGGGGCGGGCGCAGCTGGTGGCGGCGCTGGGccgggagctggggctgggccgggccccccccggcGTGTCGGAGCTGGGCGAGCTGGTGGAGGCCGTGGGCGGCTGCCCCGACCGCGCGGCCCTGCGGCGGCGCCTGCGCTGCGAGTGCGCCGTGTgcggctgggggctgccccgcCACCAG aTGCGGGTGCTCACCGCCTGCCAGTGCCCGCTGTGCCCCGAGTGCTTCCGCCTGCACTTCACGGTGGCCGTGCGGGAGCGGGGGGTGGGGGCCCTCGTGTGCCCGGCCTGCGCCCGCCCCGACCTGGCCGACGACGCCCAGCGCCTCTGCTACTTCTCCACCCTCGACACCCAG ctccgCCAGTGCCTCGACCCCGACACCTACCAGCTCTTCACCCAGAAGCTGACGGAGCTCGAGCTCATGCGGGACCCCAAGTTCATCTGGTGCATccag tgctcGTTCGGGTTCATCTTCGAGGCGGAGCAGGGCCCggcccagtgcccccagtgccaGCAGCGCTTCTGCCCCCGCTGCCAGCGCCCG tGGGACCCCCAACACGCCTCCCTCTCCTGCGCCGAGTTCGAGGCCTGGCTGGGCGCCCGCGACCCCCAAGCGCCCCCCGTGGGGCTGGCGGCCTTCCTGCGCGAGCACGGCATCG CGTGCCCGCGCTGCGGGCTCTGGTTCGCCCTGGCGCGGGGCGGCTGCATGCActtccagtgctcccagtgccagcACCAGTTCTGCAGCGGCTGCTCGGGGCCCTTCTACAGCAAGGAT tgctgccccGAGCCCGGCTGCCCCCTGCGGGGGTCCCTGCACGGGCACCACCCCCGCGACTGCCTCTTCTACCTGCGGGACTGGGACCCGCCGCGGCTGCAGCGCCTGCTCCGG gaAGGGGGGGTGCCCTTCGACACGGAGCCGCCCGCCGGAGCCCAGCCCGTGCCTGGAG ggggctgcggggtgctgGAGCAGAAGGAGACGCCGGCGGGGCCGAGGGACGAGCCCTGCGGGAGGGAGGCGCCACCGGGGCACGCGGGGCTCTGCCG GGGGCACTACACGGAGTACCTGGTGCGGCTGATCAACGAGCGGGGGCTGGACCCGGCGCGGCTCTACAGCCCCCGGGAGCTGCGCGCCGCCGCCGAGCGCCACCTGCCGGCCGGGAGGCCCCCGCGCGGCCCCGCCGAGGGCGAGCAGCAGTACGGGGCGCGCGTGCGCCACCTGCTGGAGACCCAGGCGCCGCTAAGGGGGCGGGGCCCGCGCAGGTAG